In Solimonas sp. K1W22B-7, the DNA window AAGGCTTCCTGTCGATGCTGTGCCGGCGCTGGGAGGAAGCGGCCTGGGCCGCGACGCGCGAGGGCGTGCGCGTCTGCCGCCTGCGCATCGGCCTGGTGCTGGGCCGCGGCGGCGGCGTGCTGCAGCCGCTGGCACTGGCCACGCGCCTGGCCGGCGGCACGGTGCTGGGCGATGGCCGCCACTGGATGTCGTGGATCCACCTGCAGGACTTGCTGCGCATCATCGACCTCGCCCTGGAGGACGAAGACCTGCACGGCGGCATCAACGCGGTGGCGCCGCAGCCCTTGCCGCAGGCCGCATTTGCCGCGGCGCTCGCAGGCAGCCTGCGGCGGCCCCTGCCCTGGCGCGTCCCGGCCTGGCTGCTGCGCCTGATGGCCGGGGAGATGGCGGACCTGTTCCTGGTGAGCCAGCGCGTCGAGCCGCGGCGCCTGCTCGCCGCCGGCTTCCGCCACGAGCTGGGCGGCATCGATGCGGCACTGGACCAGATCCTGCACCAAGCCCTGCCGGCGCCGGTCGCCGCGCGGGTCTGGGTCAACCAGCGCTGCCCGGTGTGCCGCACGACCATGGGCCTGCAGCAAGCCACGGCGCAGCGCGGCGGCGTGGACCTGGCCTTCTGCCCGGTGGAGGCCGACCGCGAGCTGGCCGCCTGGGGCCTGCAGCGCGAGCAGCTGCGGCGGCGCCTGTACGTGCAGACCCGCGACGGCCGCCTGCTCAGCGGCATCGACGCCTTCGCCGCGATCTGGGCCGCGCTGCCGCGGCGCCGCTGGATCGCGACGCTGATGCGCCTGCCGCTGCTGTATCCGATCAGCTGCATGGTCTACGACCTGGCGGTGGCGCCGCTGCTGTCGGGCTGGGACGAGCGCCGCGCGCGGCGGCGGGAGCTGGCGCAGCTGCGGTGACACCAAACGAAAACGCCCCGGTTTCCCGGGGCGCTTTTCTAGGGCCTGTTGACACTACGGCAGCAGACTCTCAGAACGCGTAAGAAAAGCTCAGCGAAGCGTTGTCGCGGTCACGATAGTTGTTGCGATCGCCGGCACCGGTGTACCAGGTGTAGCCCATGCGCACGCCGAAGTCCTCGCTGACCTGGATGTCGTTGACCAGCGCGAACTCCTTGCGGTCCTCGACGAAGTTCTGCAGCGGCTGCGGCGCGGTGCCCTTGATGTCCCAGGCGATGATCAGCGTCGGGCGGAACGACAGGCCGAAGATCACGTCGTTGTACTCGCCGCGGATCAGCGAGCGCCAGCCCCAGGCGAAGTCGTCGGCGAAGCCCTTGGTCTGCTGCGTCGGGTTGAAGCGCAGCGTCGCCGGCGGCACGCCGCCCGGCTGGCCGGTGCCGTCGGCGCCGCCGCTGGCATGGGTCGAGTTGAGATAGAAGGTCTCGAACTGCAGCTGGTTGCGCTTGGGCATGTCGACGATGTGGGTGAAGCCGACCTCGTTGATGAAGATGATCTGGTCGGCACCCAGGATGTCGGACACGGCGCGGATCGCGGTCAGGCCGAACTGGCCGGCACCGAAGCGCTCCCAGCCGCGCAGATACTGGCCGGCCTCCACGCGATCGATGCCGCGGTAGCGCGTGACGTAGGCCGGGAAGGCGTCGGTGGCCGCCGGGAAGGTCACGTCGGACAGGGCGACCAGCTGGCCCAGCAGCCCCAGCACCTGGCCGGGATTGGCGAGGATGTCCGGCAGGTTGCCGATACCGGCGCCCAGGGCACCGGCCAGGTCGGCCAGGTTCAGCGACTGCAGGTCCACCAGCTGCGCGAAGCTGATCTGGTTGGCCGGCAGCGCCGGCTGCGCGGCGGCGAAGAACAGGTCCTGCACCGAGATCAGCACCGGCAGGTTCGGGCGGTAGGCGTACTCGCCGGCGATCGACCAGCTGCCGACGTTGGTGTTGAAGCTGAAGCCGTACATCTGGATGTCTTCGGGGTATTCCACCACCACCTTGACGGTGTCGGCCGGCAGCGGCTCCAGGCCCTCGCCGTAGATCGGGTTGGGCAGGTCGCCGTTGAAGCCGCGGCAATCGAGGTAGGCGCCGACGATGCTGGTGGAATCGCGTGCGCAGGAGTCGTCTGCGGCGAACATCGAGGCGTAAGGCAGGCGGCTGTGATAGTTCAGGAAGTAGAACGACAGGTCGGTGCCCTCGTTGAGCCAGCTGGCGAAGTGGCTGATCTTGGCGCCGTACTGGCCGTCGTCGCGGGCGTCGATCTCGCGCACCGGCACGGTCAGCGTGGTGCGGCTGAGCTGGCGCAGGTCGGCGTTGCTGAACTCGAACTCGTTGTTCGGGTCCTCCGGGAACTGGCCCAGGGAGACGTTGGCGGTGAGGCCCTTGCCGCCGATGAAGTCGGTGAAGGAGAAGAAGCTGCCGGCCGGGTCCACTTCCGCCGGCTTCCACTGCAGCTGGTAGAACAGCTCCAGGGAGATGTCCTCGGTCAGGCTGGTGGCGATCGTGACGGCCGGCACCGGCTTGAACACCTCGTTGATCTCCGAGCCCGGCGCATGCAGGCTGCGGTAGCTCGGCGGGTTGATCTCGCTGATGCTGTTCAGCGCCAGCAGGGTGGACTCGCCCCAGCGCACGATCTGGCTGCCGACGGTGATCGCGCCCTCGCGGCTCTCGCCCCAGCTGAAGTTGTACTGCACGAAGGCCTCGTACAGCTCGGTGCCCAAGGCGTAGCGGTCGATGGCGTCGCCGGGGCGCGGTGTCTTGTGCGGCTGGTACAGCGTATTGCTGTGCGTCTGGTCGAAGTCGGCATTGACCGGGTCGTAGAAGCCCAGGGCATGCACGCGCCCCAGCCAGTCGCCCTTGCGCAGCGTCAGGTCGGTGTTGATCTTGAACAGGGCGGAAACGACGTCGCCCTTGTCGTAGGCCATGTTGCCGTCATCGCCGTTGGCGCCGAAATAGGCACCGCGGGCATCGACCAGCCGCTGGTTGGGCGCCGTGTCGCCGGTCAGCGACAGGCAGTCGTCGCTGGCGCAGAGGTTCTGCTGCCCCGGGATGTTGGTCTTGCCGATCAGCTCCTCGGCCTGGTGCTGCATGCGCACCTGGGTGCCGGCCGAGAGCAGGGTCTTCCATTGCATGTCGAAGCCGTAGAACTCGCCTTCGAGGGCGGACGCGGGCAGCGAGATCAGGGCCAGCAGGGCGGCCCAGGGCAGTTTTTTCACGTTTCCTCCGACGCAACGCAGCCCTTTTTTAGGAACAGCCGGGCCATTCCGGGGAACCTAACATCGGACAATGGCAGCGGCATTGGCACTTTCGGGCACACACCCTGTCATTCCGGCAAGCCAGTGTCCACAAAGAGCCTGCGCTCAGCTCCAGAGCACCTCGTTCCGGGCGCTGGCCCAGGTCTCGGCCTGGCCCAGGTAGCGCTGCTCGATGACGTTGCGGCGGATCTTCATGGTCGGCGTGAGGAAGCCGTTGTCCATGGTCCAGGGCTCGGCCACCACCACCAGGTAGTCCAGCTGCTCGTGGTCCTCCAGGCGCCCGTTGAGGTCGCCCAGCAGGCTGCGGAACTCGGTTGTCAGGGTCTCGCGCCCGCCGGCATCGGCCTGGGCCCGCGCCTCGGGCGACAGCAGCAGCAGGGCGAAGGGCTGGGGCTGGCCGGAGCCGGTGACGCAGACCGCCTCGATCGCCGGGTGGTTGGCCAGCTGGTTCTCGATCGGCACGGGCGCCACGTACTTGCCCTTGGCGGTCTTGAACAGCTCCTTCACGCGGCCGGTGATCTTCAGGTAGCCCGCGGCGTCGATCTGGCCCATGTCGCCGGTGCGGAACCAGCCGTCGGCGCTCAGGTCGGCGGCGGTTTTCTCCGGATCCTTGTAGTAGCCCATCATGTTGCCGGGGCTGCGCACCAGGATCTCGCCGTTGTCGTCGATGCGGCAGTCCACTCCGGGCGCGACGGTTCCCACCGTGCCGACACGGACCTGGCCCGGGCGGTTGCCGTGCGAGTAGGCGAAGTTCTCGCTCATCGCATAGCCCTCCAGCAGCTCCAGACCCAGCTCGCGGTACCAGCCGATCAGCTGCGGCGACAGCGGTGCCGAGCCGGTGACGGCAACGCGCACGTCCTGCAGGCCCAGCTGCCGCAGGATCTTGCGCTTGACGATGCGCGAAACCAGGGGAATCCGGAACAGGCGGCGCTGCTTCTGCGGCGGCAGCTTGTCGCAGATGCCCTGGTAGAACTTGGTCCACAGCCGCGGCACCGAGAAGAACAGCGTCGGCCGGGCGCGGCGCAGGTCCTCCAGGAAGGTCGGCAGCGACCAGGCGAAGTAGACCCGGAAACCGTTGTACAGCGACAGCGTCTCCACGAACACGCGCTCGGCGGCATGCGCCAGCGGCAGGTAGGACAGCATGCGGTCGGAGGTCGTCAGCGGATACAGCTGGTCGACGCCGGCGGCGGTGGCGCGCATCGCCGCGAAGCTGATCATCACGCCCTTGGGCCGGCCGGTGCTGCCGGAGGTGTAGATGATCGTCGCCAGCTCCGGCGGGTCGCGATGCACCACCTCGGCCAGCGGCGGGCTGCGGGCCACGATCTCGTCCCAGGAGGGGCCCAGTCCGGCGGGCGCCAGCGGCAGGGCGACGCGCGGCAGGTCCGCCGGAATGCCCGGCTCCACGATCGGCCACAGCTCTTCCATCTTGCCGACGAACAGCAGCTTCGCCTCGCTGTGCTCCAGCACGTAGGCGGCGGTTTCGGCGTTCAGCGTCGGGTACAGCGGCACCGAGACATGGCCCGCTGCCCAGATCGCCAGGTCGGCCATGATCCAGTGCGCGCTGTTCTTGCCCAGCAGGCCGATGTTGCTGCGCGGCGGCAGGTCCAGAGAGCGCAGGTGGGTGGCCATGCGCCGCACCTGGTCCGCCGCCTGGCCCCAGGTGAAGTCCACCGTCCGGCCCTGCCCCAGCGGCTGGGTCAGCCAGATGGCCTGCGGCTGCACCAGCTCCCAGTGCAGCAGGCAGTGCAGCAAGGTCGCTTTCTCGTCGGCTTGCGCCATAGGATTCCCCGGACAGGTTTCAGGGTGCCGCGCGGGCACCTCTCATGGTCGCGCAGTGTCGGCCATGGCCGCCAGCGGCGCGAGGGCGCACCGTGCCAGATTGCTTAGCCGTATGGGCCAGACCTTTGTTCCCCTCTCCCGCTTGCGGGAGAGGGTGGCCGCAGGCCGGGAGAGGGTTTCTGTAAATGGTGGGCATGCCGATCCAGTTGGATCTACAGCCCCTCTCCCGGCCCTCCGGGCCACCCTCTCCCGCAAGCGGGAGAGGGAACAGAATTCACAGCGCGTCCCGATAAGCCCCCGGCGTACTCTCCGTCCACCTCCGGAACGCCCGGTTGAAGGCGCTCTGCTGCGAAAAACCCAGCAGGAAGGCGATGTCCACCAGCGACAGTTGCGGATCGCGCACGTAGCCCAGCGCCAGGTCGCGGCGCATGTCGTCGAAGGCCGCCTTGAAGTGGCTGCCGCGCTGCTGCAGGCGGCGCTGCAGGGTGCGCCCGGAGATGTTCAGCGCCGCCGCCACCTGGTCCATCTCCGGCACCGCCTGCGGCAGCAGGCGCGCGATGGCGGCGCGCAGCTGCGCCATGAAGGGATCGGCCTCCAGGCCCAGTTCCTTCGCCTGGCGCTGCGCCTTGGCCTCCATCATCTGGCGCAGCTCGGGATCGGCCTGCGGCAGCGGACGGTCGAGCAGGCCGTTGTGGATCGACAGGCTGAAACAGGGTGCGTCGAACCGCAGCGGGCACTGGAAGATGCGGCGGTACTCGTCCAGCTGCGCCGGCTCGGGATAGGGAAAGCTGACGTCCAGCGGGCGGAACTGGCTGCCGAAGACCCAGCGCGCAAAGCTCAGCATCGAAGCCGCGTGGCATTCCCCGGCGGCCCTGGTCAGCAGGCCCGGCAGCGGCGGCAGCGTCTCGCGCAGGCGCAGCAGGCCGTCGGCCTCCTCGTAATCCAGCTCCACGCCCTGCATCACCAGCTGGTGCCAGCGCTGGTGCGTCTCGATGATCTGCCGGCTGGTGCCGCAGCTCATCATGATGTAGCCGACCACGCCATAGTGCGCCGGCCGCACCCGCTCGCCGGCATGCAGGCCCACGTGCGGATCGCCGGTCTGCTCGATGGCGCACTCCAGCGCCGCGTTGAAACGCAGCCGCGACACCCGCCGGTCCGGGTCGGCCAGAGCAGCCCCGGGCACATCCAGCGCCGCCAGCACCGGTTCCAGGGCCTGGCCCCGCGATTGCAGCCAGTCGGTCAGCACCCGGCAGTAGGCCATGGTCAGCGTGGGGGTTTCGGGCGGAAGGATCACGGCGTTTGGCGGTCTGCGGTCAACAGGTTGGCATCCAGGGGTCAATTCTAGGGAAAGCCGGCCGGGAACAATTCGTTCGTCCTTTTTCCAATCCGAGACCCGAAATGCAGCGCAAACCCCAGGAACCCGAGATGGAGCTGTTCCGCGATTCGGCACGGAAATTCTTCCAGACCGAGATCCGCCCGCATTCCGAGCGCTGGCGCGAGGCCGGCATCGTCGACCGCGAGGCCTTCAGGAAGGCCGGCGAAGCCGGCTATCTCTGCATGTGGGCCGACGAGCAGTACGGCGGCCTGGGCCTGAAGGACTTCCGCTACGAGCAGATCCTGATCGAGGAGAACGTGCTGCACGGCGACCCCGGCTTCTTCATGACGGTGCACAGCCGCCTGATCGCGCCCTATCTCGGCACTTTCGGCACCGACGAACAGAAGCAGAAGTATTTCCCCGGCATCATCAGCGGCGAGCTGATCCTGGCGGTGGCGATGACCGAGCCCGACGCCGGCTCCGACATCTCGGCCACCAAGACCCGCGCCGAGGACAAGGGCGACCACTGGCTGCTCAACGGCTCCAAGACCTACATCTCCAACGGCATCCTTGCCGACGTCGTCATCGTCGCCGCCAAGACCCATCCGGAGAACCCGCACGCGATGACGCTGTTCATCGTCGAGCGCGGCATGGAGGGCTTCGAGCGCGGCCGCAACCTGAAGAAGATGGGCCTGAAGTCGCAGGACACCGCCGAGCTGTTCTTCCGCGACGTGAAAGTGCCCAAGGCCAATGTGCTGGGCCAAGTCAACAAGGGCTTCTACCACCTGATGCACGCCCTGGCCGAGGAGCGCCTGCTCTCCGCCACCGGCAACGTCGTTGCCGCGCGCGCCGCGGTGGACGTGACCCGCGACTTCGTGCGCCAGCGCAAGGTCTTCGGCAAGCCGCTGTCGAAAATGCAGAACACGCGCTTCAAGCTGGCCGCGCTGGACACCGAGATCGAGGTGGCGCAGAACTTCATCGACCGCTGCATCGAGGTGCACAACGAGGGCAAGCTCAGCCCCGAGGACGCGGCCCGCGCCAAGCTCTTCGCCAGCGAGGTCTACGGCCGCGCGGTGGACGAGGGCGTGCAACTGCACGGCGGCGCCGGCTACATGGACGAGTACCCGATCTGCCGCATGTACCAGGACGAGCGCATCAACCGGATCTTCGCCGGCACCTCGGAGATCATGAAGGAAATCATCGCCCGCTCGATCCTTGACTGACACCGAAAACATATTCGCCGCGGATTGCGCGGATACACGCGGATTCTGTGCAAGTTTTTTGATCCGCGTTCATCCGCGTCATCCGCGGCAAGAAAGGAGCTTTACATGCGCATGCCCGAATCCTGGAAAGGCCGCGTCCGCGTTCCCGCGATCGCCGCCCCGATGTTCCTGGTATCCAATCCGAAGCTGGTCGCCGCCTGCTGCAAGGGCGGCGTGGTCGGAACCGTCCCGGCGCTCAACCAGCGCAGTACGGAAGCCTTCGTCGCCTGGCTGGAAGAACTGCAGGGCACGCTGAGCCCGCAGGATGCGCCCTACGGCGTCAACCTGATCGTGCACAAGTCCAATCCGCGCCTGCAGGCCGACCTGGCGCAGGTGGTGAAGCACAAGGTGCCGCTGGTGATCACCTCGCTGGGCGCGGTGGCCGAAGTGGTGGACGCGGTGCACAGCTACGGCGGCCTGGTGTTCCACGACATCGTCAGCCTGCGCCACGCCGAGAAGGCGGCGCAGGCCGGCGTCGACGGACTGATCCCGGTGGCCGCCGGTGCCGGCGGCCATGCCGGCACCATCAATCCCTTCGCGCTGATGCCGGAGATCCGCTCGGTGTTCGAGGGCTACATCGCCCTGTCCGGCTGCATCGGCAGCGGCGCCGGCATCGCCGCGGCGCAGGCCCTGGGTGCGGACTTCGCCTACCTCGGCACGCGCTTCATCGGCACGCAGGAAGCCAATGCCTCGGACAGCTACAAGCAGATGCTGCTCGACGCGCGCGCCGCCGACATCGTCTACACCGCGCACATCAGCGGCGTGCCGGCCAGCTTCCTGCGCGAATCCATCGTCAGGGCCGGCCTGGACCCGGACAAGCTGCAGGCCAAGACCGGCATCGATTTCGGTGCCGAGCTGTCGGCCGGAAAGGCCTGGAAGGACATCTGGTCCGCCGGCCAGGGCGCGGGCGCGATCCGCGACCTGCCGACGGCGGGAGAGCTTTGCGAGCGCTTGGCCAGCGAGTACCGCGAGACCTGCAGGAACCTGGCCTCTGCGGGAAGTTGACGGAGTAGGAGCGGCTGTCAGCCGCGAAGGGAGGTGATCATGTCGACCTGCCATCGCGGCTGACAGCCGCTCCTACAAAAGAAACAAAGCCCTCAGGCCTCCGCCGGCTGCCACTGCTTCAGCAGCTTGAACACCTGCCCCGCCTTGCTGCCCATCATCGCCGCGGTGGTCATCACGCCGCCCAGCAGCGCGCCGCCGACGCCGGCGGTCACCACGTCCTGGCCGGTGAGGTAGAGCCCCTTCACCGGCGTCACCGGGTGCAGCCACTTCTGCTCGAAGCGGCGCAGGTCATGGTCCAGGCCGTAGATCTCGCCGCGGTCGTACATGCCGAAGAACTGCGTCGACAGCGGCGTCGACAGCTCCACGTAGTCGAGCTTGCCGCGCAGCTGCGGCATCTGCCGGTACAGACCCTCCAGCAGGCGCTCGGTGAACTGTGCCTTGAGTGCCTCGTAGTCGGCGCCGCGCTGGTTCCAGGTCTCGCCGGCCCATTTCTCGAACCACTCGTAGCGGCCCAGCGTGATCACTTCCACGGTGCTCTTGCCCGGGTAGTTCCGGTCCCAGTCCGGATCCTTGGCCGAGGGGAAGGAGATGTACAGCATCGGCAGCGTGCCATGCGGGTCGGCCATGAAACGCTCGACGTTGCCCTCGTGATCCGCGTCCGGGTAGACCCAGAGATTGGTGCGCGGCAGGCCCAGTTCCTGCGCACTGCCCTTGAATCCGGCGTAGATGCACAGGTGGCCCGACGAGGGCTTCACCTCGCGCAGCTTCTTGGGATAACCATGGCGCTCGCGCTCGGCCCGCGGCAGCAGCTGCTCGAAGGTCAGGCGCGCGCCAGCGCTGCTGACCACGGCCTTCGCCAGGACACGGCTGCCGTCCTCCATCTCCACGCCGGTGACCCGGCCGGCCTCCACCAGCAACTGCTTGACGCGGGCATAGGTGAAGACCTCGCCGCCGCCGCTGCGGATCACCGGCACGATGGTATCGGCGATCTTCCAGGAGCCGCCGACGGGATAGTTGCCACCGGCGAAGTAATGCTTGGTCACCGCCGCGTGCATGATGAACGCAGCCTCGCGCGGCGGCAGGCCGTAGTCGCCCCATTGCCCGGTCAGCACCGCGATCAGTTCCTGGTTGCCGGTGAGCCCTTCCAGCACCTCGCGCGTGGTCTGGAAGCATTCGCGCGGCACGCGCAGCGGACGGATCTTCTCGTAGAGCCGTGCCAGCCGCGGCGGCATCGCCTGGCCGGCGAAGTAGGCCTGCATGCTGCGGCTGACCTTCTGCACCAGCGCGAAGTAGCGGTCGATCGCCTCTTCCTCGCCGGGGAAGCTGCGCTTGAGTTCCGCTGCCAGCTTGTCGCGGCCGGCGATGAAGTCGTAATGGCGTTCGCCGATGATGATGCGGTCGTAGACCTCGTCCATCGGCGCCCATTGCAGCTTGCCGTCGGAGATCACGTCGAAGATGCGGCGCAGCGGCGCGTGCGGCTTGTGCACCTCGCCGACGTAGTGCACGCCCACGTCCCACTCGTAGCCCTCGCGCTCGTAGGAGTGCGTGAAGCCGCCAGCGGTGTAGTGCTGCTCCAGCACGCAGACCTTGCGGCCCAGGCGCGTCAGCAGGGCGGCGCAGGCCAGCCCGCCGATGCCCGAGCCGATCACGATGACGTCATATTCAGCCGCCGCGCGACCGGGCCGGTAGCGCTTGCCGGTTCTTTTCATGCTCTCACCCCAGATGTTCGGGCCAGCTTATAGCCCCCGCCTCCCTGCCCCGCCATTGGCGCCGGAGACAGTCCGAAATCCGGCTACCAGGATGTCGGCTGCGGAATCCGATCCTCGAAGCCCGCCTGGTGCCAGTAGGGATAGACCGGCGGCCGGCGGCTCGCCGCATCCAGTTTCGCCAGCTGCTCCGCCGTCAGCTTCCAGTCCAGCGCACCGAGGTTGTGCTTCAGCTGCTCCTCGTTCCGCGCGCCGACCACGATGTTGCAGACCGTGGGTCGCTGCAGCAGCCAGTTCAGCGCGATCTGCGGCACGCTCCTGCCGGTTTCACGCGCCACCTCGTCGATCGCGTCGATCACCTGGTACAGATACTCTTCATCCACCAGCGGCCCACCCTCGGCGCCGCCCTGGGCGATGCGGCCCGCGGTCGCGGCCTGGCCGCGGCGGATCTTGCCGGTGAGCCGGCCCCAGCCCAGCGGGCTCCAGACCATGGTGCCCAGGCCCTGCTCCAGTGCCAGCGGCATCAGCTCCCACTCGTACTCACGGCCGATCAGCGAGTAGTAGCCCTGGTAGGCGACGTAGCGGCCCAGGCCATGGCGCTCGGAGGTGGCCAGCGCCTTCATCACGTGCCAGCCGGAGAAGTTGGAGCAGCCGATGTAGCGGATCTTGCCGGCGCGCACCAGGTCGTCCAGCGTGCCCAGCACTTCCTCGGCCGGCGTCAGCGCGTCGTAGATGTGCATGAAGTAGAGATCGATATGATCGGTGCCCAGGCGCTTGAGGCTGGCTTCGCAGGCACGAATGAGGTGATGGCGCGAGGCGCCGCGGTCATTGGGGCCAGGGCCGGTGGGAATCGAGGCCTTGGAGGAGATCAGCAAGTCGTTGCGCCGGCCGCGGATCGCCTGGCCGAGGATTTCTTCCGAAGCGCCACTCGAATAGATGTCGGCGGTGTCGAAGAAGTTGAGGCCCGATTCGAGGCTCACATCCACCAGCCGCGTCGCTTCCTTCACGTCGGTCGTGCCCCACTTGGCGAACATCTCGCCTTTGCCGCCGAAGGTGCCGGTGCCGAGGCTGAGTACGGGAACCTTGAGGCCGGAACGGCCGAGCTGCCTGTATTCCATGTTGACTCCTGAGGGGCTTTTTTCCGTCTGTGACTTTACCGCGTCGCGCCGGCCGGCATATGTTCGCGCACCCCCACGGATGAGGAGTGCACATGGACCTGGATGAATACGGACTCAAGCCCCTGGACTTCAGCGGCGCGCGTCCCGCGGTCGAGAAATCCGGCTTCACCCGCCGCGGCTTCCTGGTCTCGACGCTGGCCAGCGGCTTCGCGCTCGCCTCCAGCCCGGTGCTGGCGCAGGCGATCAGGACCGACAGCAAGGGCCTGCTGGCCGGCGCCATCAGCATCGACGTGCCGGACGGCAAGATGCCGGCCTACCGCGCGCGCCCGGCCAGGCGCGGCCACTACCCGGTGGTGCTGGTGATCCAGGAAATCTTTGGCGTGCACGAGCACATCCAGGACGTCTGCCGCCGGCTGGCCAAGCTCGGCTACTGCGCGATCGCGCCGGAGCTGTTCGCGCGCCAGGGCGACGTGTCGAAGATGAGCGACATCGGCCAGATCCTGCAGCAGGTGGTGGCCAAGGTGCCGGACGCCCAGGTCATGAGCGACCTGGATGCGACCGTGGCCCATGCCGGCAAGTCCGAAGGCGCCGATACCGCGCGCGTCGGCATCGTCGGCTTCTGCTGGGGCGGCCGCACCACCTGGCTGTATGCCGCGCACAACCCGAAGGTGAAGGCCGGCGTGGCCTACTACGGCCTGCTCAGCGGCATGAAGTCTGAGATCAAGCCGCAGGACCCGATCGACATCGGCGCCACGCTCAAGGTGCCGGTGCTGGGCCTGTACGCGGCCGGCGATGCCTATATCCCGCTGGACGTGGTCAACCAGATGCAGAAGGAGACGGTGAAATCCGGCAGCGGCTCGGAGATCGTCGTCTTCCCCGGCGTGGATCACGGCTTCAATGCCGACTACCGCCCGACCTACGACGCCACCGCCGCCACCTACGGCTGGAAGCTGGCGCGCGACTGGTTCAAGGAGCATGGCGTCTGAGTACTGCCGGGGGTGACGAGCTGCGGCAGCGCCGCGCCTGGCTGACGGGCCTGGCGCTGGCCGTGGCCGGCGCGGTGTTCTTCTCGGCCAAGGCCGTGATCGCCAAGCTGCTGTACCGCGAAGGCATCGACGCGGTGACGCTGATCGCGCTGCGCATGCTGCTGTCGCTGCCGGTGTTCCTGCTGGTGGCGGCCTGGACCTGGCGGCGCGAACCGCGGCTGGACGCGCGCGACCTGGCGCGCATCGGCCTGCTGGGCCTGCTCGGCTACTACCTGTCGAGCATGCTCGACTTCCTCGGCCTGCAGTACGTCAGCGCCGGCCTGGAGCGGCTGATCCTGTTCCTGACGCCGAGCTTCGTGCTGCTGCTGGGCCTGCTGGTGCTGGACCGCAAGGTCACGCGGCGACAGTGGCTGTCGCTGGCCTTCGCCTACGCCGGCATCGTGCTGGTGTTCTGGCACGACGTCAGCC includes these proteins:
- a CDS encoding DUF1302 domain-containing protein, whose translation is MKKLPWAALLALISLPASALEGEFYGFDMQWKTLLSAGTQVRMQHQAEELIGKTNIPGQQNLCASDDCLSLTGDTAPNQRLVDARGAYFGANGDDGNMAYDKGDVVSALFKINTDLTLRKGDWLGRVHALGFYDPVNADFDQTHSNTLYQPHKTPRPGDAIDRYALGTELYEAFVQYNFSWGESREGAITVGSQIVRWGESTLLALNSISEINPPSYRSLHAPGSEINEVFKPVPAVTIATSLTEDISLELFYQLQWKPAEVDPAGSFFSFTDFIGGKGLTANVSLGQFPEDPNNEFEFSNADLRQLSRTTLTVPVREIDARDDGQYGAKISHFASWLNEGTDLSFYFLNYHSRLPYASMFAADDSCARDSTSIVGAYLDCRGFNGDLPNPIYGEGLEPLPADTVKVVVEYPEDIQMYGFSFNTNVGSWSIAGEYAYRPNLPVLISVQDLFFAAAQPALPANQISFAQLVDLQSLNLADLAGALGAGIGNLPDILANPGQVLGLLGQLVALSDVTFPAATDAFPAYVTRYRGIDRVEAGQYLRGWERFGAGQFGLTAIRAVSDILGADQIIFINEVGFTHIVDMPKRNQLQFETFYLNSTHASGGADGTGQPGGVPPATLRFNPTQQTKGFADDFAWGWRSLIRGEYNDVIFGLSFRPTLIIAWDIKGTAPQPLQNFVEDRKEFALVNDIQVSEDFGVRMGYTWYTGAGDRNNYRDRDNASLSFSYAF
- a CDS encoding AMP-binding protein — encoded protein: MAQADEKATLLHCLLHWELVQPQAIWLTQPLGQGRTVDFTWGQAADQVRRMATHLRSLDLPPRSNIGLLGKNSAHWIMADLAIWAAGHVSVPLYPTLNAETAAYVLEHSEAKLLFVGKMEELWPIVEPGIPADLPRVALPLAPAGLGPSWDEIVARSPPLAEVVHRDPPELATIIYTSGSTGRPKGVMISFAAMRATAAGVDQLYPLTTSDRMLSYLPLAHAAERVFVETLSLYNGFRVYFAWSLPTFLEDLRRARPTLFFSVPRLWTKFYQGICDKLPPQKQRRLFRIPLVSRIVKRKILRQLGLQDVRVAVTGSAPLSPQLIGWYRELGLELLEGYAMSENFAYSHGNRPGQVRVGTVGTVAPGVDCRIDDNGEILVRSPGNMMGYYKDPEKTAADLSADGWFRTGDMGQIDAAGYLKITGRVKELFKTAKGKYVAPVPIENQLANHPAIEAVCVTGSGQPQPFALLLLSPEARAQADAGGRETLTTEFRSLLGDLNGRLEDHEQLDYLVVVAEPWTMDNGFLTPTMKIRRNVIEQRYLGQAETWASARNEVLWS
- a CDS encoding AraC family transcriptional regulator → MILPPETPTLTMAYCRVLTDWLQSRGQALEPVLAALDVPGAALADPDRRVSRLRFNAALECAIEQTGDPHVGLHAGERVRPAHYGVVGYIMMSCGTSRQIIETHQRWHQLVMQGVELDYEEADGLLRLRETLPPLPGLLTRAAGECHAASMLSFARWVFGSQFRPLDVSFPYPEPAQLDEYRRIFQCPLRFDAPCFSLSIHNGLLDRPLPQADPELRQMMEAKAQRQAKELGLEADPFMAQLRAAIARLLPQAVPEMDQVAAALNISGRTLQRRLQQRGSHFKAAFDDMRRDLALGYVRDPQLSLVDIAFLLGFSQQSAFNRAFRRWTESTPGAYRDAL
- a CDS encoding acyl-CoA dehydrogenase family protein, which encodes MQRKPQEPEMELFRDSARKFFQTEIRPHSERWREAGIVDREAFRKAGEAGYLCMWADEQYGGLGLKDFRYEQILIEENVLHGDPGFFMTVHSRLIAPYLGTFGTDEQKQKYFPGIISGELILAVAMTEPDAGSDISATKTRAEDKGDHWLLNGSKTYISNGILADVVIVAAKTHPENPHAMTLFIVERGMEGFERGRNLKKMGLKSQDTAELFFRDVKVPKANVLGQVNKGFYHLMHALAEERLLSATGNVVAARAAVDVTRDFVRQRKVFGKPLSKMQNTRFKLAALDTEIEVAQNFIDRCIEVHNEGKLSPEDAARAKLFASEVYGRAVDEGVQLHGGAGYMDEYPICRMYQDERINRIFAGTSEIMKEIIARSILD
- a CDS encoding NAD(P)H-dependent flavin oxidoreductase encodes the protein MRMPESWKGRVRVPAIAAPMFLVSNPKLVAACCKGGVVGTVPALNQRSTEAFVAWLEELQGTLSPQDAPYGVNLIVHKSNPRLQADLAQVVKHKVPLVITSLGAVAEVVDAVHSYGGLVFHDIVSLRHAEKAAQAGVDGLIPVAAGAGGHAGTINPFALMPEIRSVFEGYIALSGCIGSGAGIAAAQALGADFAYLGTRFIGTQEANASDSYKQMLLDARAADIVYTAHISGVPASFLRESIVRAGLDPDKLQAKTGIDFGAELSAGKAWKDIWSAGQGAGAIRDLPTAGELCERLASEYRETCRNLASAGS
- a CDS encoding phytoene desaturase family protein, translating into MKRTGKRYRPGRAAAEYDVIVIGSGIGGLACAALLTRLGRKVCVLEQHYTAGGFTHSYEREGYEWDVGVHYVGEVHKPHAPLRRIFDVISDGKLQWAPMDEVYDRIIIGERHYDFIAGRDKLAAELKRSFPGEEEAIDRYFALVQKVSRSMQAYFAGQAMPPRLARLYEKIRPLRVPRECFQTTREVLEGLTGNQELIAVLTGQWGDYGLPPREAAFIMHAAVTKHYFAGGNYPVGGSWKIADTIVPVIRSGGGEVFTYARVKQLLVEAGRVTGVEMEDGSRVLAKAVVSSAGARLTFEQLLPRAERERHGYPKKLREVKPSSGHLCIYAGFKGSAQELGLPRTNLWVYPDADHEGNVERFMADPHGTLPMLYISFPSAKDPDWDRNYPGKSTVEVITLGRYEWFEKWAGETWNQRGADYEALKAQFTERLLEGLYRQMPQLRGKLDYVELSTPLSTQFFGMYDRGEIYGLDHDLRRFEQKWLHPVTPVKGLYLTGQDVVTAGVGGALLGGVMTTAAMMGSKAGQVFKLLKQWQPAEA